Proteins from a single region of Mytilus trossulus isolate FHL-02 chromosome 2, PNRI_Mtr1.1.1.hap1, whole genome shotgun sequence:
- the LOC134706568 gene encoding uncharacterized protein LOC134706568, producing MISFLLCYSSYGFFLITSLIHMALKMADQDQVLHTPMEWAQRKDRVLLTIVLEDCKEPNIDITDTGLHFKGKGGTENKLHEAKIDFFKEIDSKESKYAVLPRHISLILKKKDTTEEHFWPRLLKEKTKVHWLKTDFNKWKDEDDSDYEGAGGGEGGAGDMDLESMMQGMGGMGGMGGMGGMGGMDAGGDMENDKESSDSDDEDLPDLE from the exons ATGATCTCGTTTCTATTGTGTTACTCTtcatatggattttttttaattaccagTCTAATTCACATGGCGTTGAAAATGGCCGATCAAGA tcaaGTATTACATACACCTATGGAATGGGCCCAACGAAAAGATAGAGTGTTACTGACCATTGTATTAGAAGACTGTAAAGAACCAAACATAGATATAACGGACACAGGTTTACACTTCAA GGGCAAAGGAGGAACAGAAAATAAACTACATGAAGCAAAAATAgactttttcaaagaaatagATAGCAAA GAATCAAAGTATGCAGTTTTACCTAGACATAtatcattgattttaaaaaagaaagacacCACAGAAGAACATTTTTGGCCGagattattaaaagaaaaaacaaaa GTACATTGGTTAAAGACAGATTTTAATAAATGGAAAGATGAAGATGACTCTGATTATGAAGGAGCAGGAGGTGGAGAAGGAGGGGCCGGTGATATGGATTTAGAGTCT ATGATGCAGGGCATGGGTGGCATGGGCGGTATGGGAGGCATGGGCGGCATGGGAGGTATGGATGCAGGCGGTGATATG